One window from the genome of Moorena sp. SIOASIH encodes:
- a CDS encoding class I SAM-dependent methyltransferase, with translation MTKITKEQVEAGQAIYTKLILAMYDLTVLGISNQFIWKCPSSHLLDLYNQHISGNHLDIGVGNGYFLDRCTFPTNTPRLALMDLNTNCLDVTSRRVARYHPVAYRRNILESIQFDAQGFDSVGFNYVIHCLPGTMLTKAVVFENILPLLNPGGVIFGSTILTVGVERNFMARRLMDFYNKKYIFNNQNDSLEDLKKIMEDNFSESSVKTIGCVALFWGRLGT, from the coding sequence ATGACAAAAATTACCAAGGAACAAGTAGAGGCAGGACAGGCTATTTACACTAAGCTGATTTTAGCTATGTACGACCTAACTGTGCTAGGAATCTCTAATCAGTTTATATGGAAATGTCCATCATCCCACCTACTAGACCTTTACAATCAGCATATTTCAGGTAATCACCTTGACATAGGTGTTGGGAATGGATATTTTCTAGACCGTTGCACTTTTCCTACAAATACCCCTCGACTGGCATTAATGGATTTAAACACCAACTGTTTAGACGTAACATCTCGTCGGGTTGCACGTTATCATCCTGTTGCTTACAGAAGGAATATCTTGGAGTCAATTCAGTTTGACGCTCAAGGGTTTGATTCAGTGGGATTTAATTATGTAATTCACTGTTTACCGGGAACTATGCTAACGAAAGCTGTTGTTTTTGAGAATATTTTGCCTTTACTTAATCCTGGTGGGGTTATTTTTGGTTCAACTATTCTAACGGTGGGAGTTGAACGGAATTTTATGGCCAGGCGTTTAATGGATTTTTATAACAAAAAGTACATTTTTAATAATCAAAATGATAGTTTAGAAGACTTAAAGAAAATTATGGAAGATAATTTTTCAGAGAGTTCAGTCAAGACAATTGGATGCGTGGCTCTATTTTGGGGACGATTAGGAACCTAG
- a CDS encoding TerB family tellurite resistance protein, whose protein sequence is MTSGKSIHLSKYAERKYGVSSQASVDLEVGVNCGCALLAIAGADGELAEEELQWYIDEQKMMAEDSEAVQEYIETLRKFDWKNANIEELLSGIKYDFPVNFRRSMLYQAIKMSRADGNYHEKEKAAVAKAAEILGVEPSVVVSLESVAEMEETTDRLRIALFETDG, encoded by the coding sequence ATGACCAGTGGAAAAAGTATCCACCTGAGCAAATATGCTGAGCGTAAATATGGCGTTTCCTCTCAAGCTTCAGTTGATTTGGAGGTGGGGGTAAATTGCGGCTGCGCCTTATTGGCGATCGCTGGTGCAGATGGAGAACTCGCAGAAGAAGAATTACAGTGGTATATTGATGAACAAAAAATGATGGCGGAAGACTCTGAAGCCGTTCAAGAATACATTGAAACCCTCCGCAAATTCGATTGGAAAAATGCTAACATTGAAGAGCTATTGAGTGGAATCAAGTATGATTTTCCAGTGAATTTTCGCCGCTCCATGTTGTACCAAGCGATCAAGATGAGTCGAGCTGATGGGAACTACCATGAAAAAGAAAAAGCAGCGGTGGCTAAAGCGGCGGAAATTTTAGGAGTTGAACCCAGCGTGGTTGTTAGCCTAGAGTCCGTGGCGGAAATGGAAGAGACAACCGATCGACTGCGAATTGCTTTATTTGAAACAGATGGTTAA
- a CDS encoding non-ribosomal peptide synthetase: MNKTQKQSTGELGEREYCRGAATPEKVEWASCPFPRVTELPLLTEKERHQLLVAWNDTATDYPIDKCIHQLFEEQVEKNPDAVAVVFEDQQLTYRELNCRANQLAHYLQSLGVGPEILVGICVERSIEMVVGWLGIIKAGGAYVPIDPAYPQERLNYILEDSSVSVLLTESKLVEELPSSLAQVVLLDADWDVISSESQENPVNQTKPHNLAYVIYTSGSTGRPKGVLIPHSGLLNLVFWHQINFAIASSDRSTQIAATAFDAAVWELWPYLTAGATIYLVKAETILDPEKLRDWLVLKQITITFVPTPLAEKLLSLDWQENIALRILLTGGDKLSQYPKDAIPFKLVNNYGPTENTVVTTSGLVTSSDQQDFVSPHIGRPIANTQIYILDNHLQPVPIGFPGEIHIGGAGLARGYLNRPDLTEQKFIPNPFSNQPGSRLYKTGDLGRYKPDGNIEFLGRIDNQVKIRGFRIEVGEIEATLIQHPEVAEVVVIVREDNPGNKQLVAYVVPKVELTISNLQPFSDELTSLTRAASPLNPPILGDFNSISPQNWGARGAKLAVRDFLKSKLPDYMVPSAFVLLEAMPLTPNGKVDRRALPAPDTSSLAREVSFVAPRNSMELELAEIWSDVLGVSPIGVHDNLIELGGHSLLAIKIIGLVRSRLMVELPLNSLFEFPTVAELAKVVTEVGDSERSHLTQPPLEPISRKQTIPLSFAQEQLWFITQLAPEAPLYNETFTIDLGEAIDIPALEASLTELIRRHEILRTTYPVVNGLPIQEIHPPSAFTLPVIDLQDFPETERETEALRIATQQLRKPFDLTKKPLLRATLIQLASTDYRLYLAAHHILVDGESMGYIVFKELETIYRAFCQSLPSPLPELTIQYADFAAWQRQWLQGEIISNQLAYWQKKLENLPQLQLPTDRPPTSKTSFAGSLLRYTLSPELSEQLNNFSRKEGVTLFMTLAAAINVLLYRYSAQEDIVIGTVTSQRNRPELQGVIGYFLNTLVLRSDLSGNPSFRELLKRVRNVILSAYAHQDLPFEKVVSTLHPDRKVSRNPLFQVMLALEPPLTEENQPWTVSQWEVAPGISKVDLTFSVEERVEGIVVAIEYRTDLFDTPTIERMLGHLITELKGIVSNPNQRISDLPILTKKDHDKLLVEWNDTNRDYPQDKCIHQLFYEQVEKTPQAVAVVFENQQLTYRELNNRANKLAHYLQKLGVKPDTMVGLFLNRSLEMVVGLLGILKAGGAYVPIDPTYPTERIAYMLDDSRVSVLLTQSHLKAILPEYQGLVIGLDSDGEVMATELTHCPLNPPNLGDFESSTPQIWGVRGAKPTQLRKSYATESEENPVSGVTSKDLAYVIYTSGSTAKPKGVLVTHQGLCNLANEQIRVFDLRTTSRVLQFFSISFDGSIWEIVMALCSGARLCLVPTESTRLGSDLKKLLQKHSITHISLVPSALATLPCEDLPTLQTIIVGGEACPQELVKKWSKGRRFFNAYGPTEYTVGATVAEFTDRNQKLTIGRPIANTQIYILDKHLQPVPIGVPGELHIGGVGLARGYLNRPDLTEQKFIPNPFSNESGSRLYKTGDLARYLPDGTIEFLGRIDHQVKIRGFRIELSEIEAVLTQHPDVLCGVVIDREDRPGNKRLVAYVVPKVELAISNLRDFLKTKLPDYMIPSAFVLMEALPLTPNGKVNRRALPAPDSFTQVGEDNFVAPQTPMEKILASIWAEVLGLKRVGINDNFFELGGSSLQAAFLVSKLEEEINRNVSVKLLFQHPTIAELAAAINILLAEVGNREQGTGNSGQELTETLSEKYFGKKSNQLASIDTSLNPENSQNQLDKTTTKSLNQITKPPQFIQLEQRSLLSLFAVGKLASVDAAALGYIPISFLKNTSLSRDQILQNWFDNLPMWYCIMQTKWGRIGCLILPIFEDRLYRDSQKLVQLSVEALEMAGLIGAKTVSLTGLIPSATDYGRAIVKAIEGRNDLPKITTGHATTCATVVLTIKKILQVSHRSLEQEKVAFIGLGSVGISTLRLMLRSLPHPTVIILCDVYSKREFLEKIEQELVSAYGFQGQIRIAPSASELPPEIYDASLIIGATNVPDILDINRLKPGTLIVDDSGPHCFSSALAIKRFEEQKDILFTEGGMLQAPQPIETVIYLPEAIENSIDKHLWQGYSRQSNPLDITGCVMSSLLSSRFDDMEPTVGLLNVETSVQHYQGLEKLGFEAADLHCDGYVLQSISLRNPY; encoded by the coding sequence ATGAATAAAACACAGAAGCAAAGCACAGGAGAGCTTGGGGAAAGGGAATATTGTAGAGGCGCTGCAACTCCTGAAAAGGTGGAATGGGCATCTTGCCCGTTTCCTAGGGTTACCGAATTACCATTATTGACGGAAAAAGAGCGTCATCAACTACTGGTGGCATGGAATGATACAGCAACAGATTATCCCATAGATAAATGTATTCATCAGTTATTTGAAGAACAGGTAGAAAAGAATCCCGATGCAGTAGCGGTAGTATTTGAAGACCAACAATTAACATATCGAGAGTTAAATTGTCGGGCAAATCAATTAGCCCATTATTTACAATCCTTGGGAGTTGGTCCAGAAATTTTGGTGGGGATTTGTGTAGAGCGTTCAATTGAGATGGTGGTGGGATGGTTGGGGATTATCAAAGCAGGTGGGGCTTATGTTCCTATTGACCCCGCTTATCCTCAAGAGCGCTTGAATTATATACTGGAAGATTCATCAGTATCAGTGTTGTTAACAGAATCTAAGTTGGTTGAAGAGCTCCCCTCAAGTCTTGCCCAGGTGGTTTTGTTGGATGCCGATTGGGATGTTATCAGCTCAGAAAGTCAAGAAAACCCTGTCAATCAAACCAAACCTCACAACTTAGCTTATGTGATTTACACCTCGGGGTCAACGGGCAGACCTAAAGGAGTTTTGATTCCTCACTCTGGACTTCTCAACTTAGTTTTCTGGCACCAAATCAATTTTGCGATCGCATCATCAGACCGCTCCACTCAGATAGCCGCAACCGCTTTTGATGCAGCCGTCTGGGAATTGTGGCCTTACCTAACAGCGGGAGCCACGATATATCTGGTCAAAGCTGAGACTATTCTCGACCCAGAAAAGCTGCGGGATTGGCTGGTGTTAAAGCAAATAACAATTACGTTTGTCCCCACGCCCCTAGCAGAAAAGTTGTTATCTCTGGATTGGCAAGAAAATATTGCTTTGCGAATTCTGCTGACAGGTGGAGATAAACTGTCTCAATATCCCAAGGATGCTATTCCGTTTAAGTTGGTCAACAACTACGGGCCAACTGAGAATACGGTGGTGACCACTTCTGGGCTAGTTACATCATCTGACCAACAGGATTTTGTCTCACCTCACATTGGTCGTCCGATTGCCAACACACAAATCTATATCTTAGACAATCACCTGCAACCTGTTCCCATTGGTTTTCCAGGAGAAATCCATATCGGGGGGGCAGGATTAGCTAGAGGTTATCTCAACCGCCCAGACCTGACCGAACAAAAATTTATCCCCAACCCCTTTAGCAATCAACCGGGGTCACGCCTCTACAAAACTGGTGACTTAGGCCGCTACAAACCTGATGGAAATATCGAGTTTCTCGGACGCATCGATAATCAGGTTAAAATTCGCGGTTTCCGTATCGAAGTCGGAGAAATTGAAGCAACCCTGATCCAACATCCCGAAGTGGCAGAAGTGGTAGTTATTGTCCGAGAAGATAATCCTGGTAACAAACAGCTCGTTGCTTATGTTGTTCCCAAGGTGGAACTTACCATTAGCAACTTACAGCCGTTTTCAGATGAATTGACCTCACTAACGAGAGCTGCAAGCCCCCTAAATCCCCCAATTCTGGGGGACTTTAACTCAATTTCCCCCCAAAATTGGGGGGCTAGGGGGGCGAAACTTGCTGTAAGGGACTTCCTCAAGAGTAAACTCCCTGACTATATGGTGCCTTCGGCCTTTGTTCTTTTGGAAGCAATGCCCCTGACTCCCAATGGAAAGGTTGATCGCCGTGCTTTACCTGCCCCCGATACTTCCAGTTTGGCAAGAGAGGTCAGTTTTGTTGCCCCTCGCAACTCCATGGAACTGGAATTGGCCGAAATCTGGTCAGACGTTCTCGGTGTTTCTCCCATCGGAGTCCACGACAACTTGATTGAATTAGGGGGACATTCACTATTAGCTATCAAAATTATCGGGCTAGTGCGATCGCGCCTAATGGTGGAATTACCACTGAATTCCTTATTTGAGTTTCCCACAGTCGCAGAGTTAGCCAAGGTCGTTACAGAAGTTGGTGACTCAGAGCGATCGCATTTGACTCAGCCACCCCTGGAACCAATTTCACGAAAGCAAACCATTCCTTTATCCTTTGCCCAAGAACAATTGTGGTTTATAACCCAGTTAGCTCCAGAAGCACCGCTCTACAACGAAACCTTTACCATTGATTTAGGGGAAGCAATCGATATCCCGGCATTGGAAGCAAGTTTGACAGAACTAATCCGCCGTCACGAAATTCTGCGTACCACTTATCCAGTAGTCAACGGTCTGCCAATCCAGGAAATTCATCCGCCATCTGCTTTTACCTTGCCCGTCATCGATTTGCAAGACTTTCCTGAGACGGAACGGGAAACAGAAGCATTGCGAATTGCTACCCAACAGCTTCGCAAACCCTTTGACCTGACCAAAAAACCGTTGCTGCGAGCTACTCTAATTCAGCTTGCTTCCACAGACTATCGGCTCTACTTGGCAGCACATCATATTCTGGTAGACGGGGAATCTATGGGCTACATAGTTTTTAAGGAGTTAGAAACTATTTATAGAGCATTTTGTCAAAGCTTACCCTCACCTCTGCCAGAGTTAACTATACAATATGCGGACTTTGCAGCTTGGCAGCGACAGTGGTTACAGGGAGAAATTATCTCGAATCAGCTCGCATACTGGCAGAAAAAACTGGAAAATTTACCCCAGTTACAACTTCCCACCGACCGTCCCCCCACCTCAAAAACAAGCTTTGCCGGTTCATTGCTGCGTTACACACTCTCACCAGAGTTAAGCGAACAGCTCAACAATTTTAGTCGAAAAGAGGGGGTCACCTTATTTATGACCCTAGCGGCAGCTATCAATGTTCTACTTTATCGCTATTCAGCACAGGAAGATATTGTCATTGGTACTGTTACCTCCCAACGTAACCGACCAGAGTTACAAGGAGTAATTGGATACTTTCTCAACACCTTAGTTTTGCGTAGCGACCTCAGTGGTAACCCTAGTTTTCGAGAACTATTAAAACGAGTTCGGAATGTGATTTTGTCCGCTTACGCCCATCAAGATTTGCCCTTCGAGAAGGTAGTAAGCACCCTTCATCCCGATCGCAAAGTCAGTCGAAATCCCCTTTTCCAGGTCATGCTTGCCCTTGAGCCTCCTTTAACGGAAGAAAACCAGCCCTGGACGGTAAGCCAGTGGGAAGTGGCTCCTGGCATTTCCAAGGTTGACCTGACCTTTAGTGTCGAAGAACGAGTAGAGGGTATCGTTGTTGCGATCGAGTACAGAACCGATCTGTTTGATACCCCTACAATCGAGCGGATGCTGGGGCATTTGATTACCGAGCTTAAGGGAATTGTTAGTAATCCCAATCAACGCATATCTGACTTACCTATTTTAACAAAAAAAGACCATGATAAGTTGTTGGTAGAATGGAACGATACCAATAGAGATTATCCTCAAGATAAGTGTATCCATCAATTATTTTACGAACAGGTAGAAAAGACACCACAAGCAGTAGCGGTGGTGTTTGAAAACCAACAATTAACCTATCGGGAGTTAAATAATCGTGCCAATAAATTAGCCCATTATCTGCAAAAATTAGGGGTTAAACCCGATACAATGGTGGGATTGTTTTTGAACCGTTCTTTGGAAATGGTAGTGGGATTGTTAGGCATCCTGAAAGCTGGCGGTGCTTATGTTCCCATTGACCCAACTTATCCCACTGAGCGTATTGCCTATATGCTTGACGACTCCCGGGTTTCTGTTTTACTGACTCAGAGTCATTTAAAAGCAATCCTACCGGAATATCAAGGACTTGTGATTGGTTTAGATTCAGATGGGGAAGTCATGGCAACAGAACTTACCCATTGCCCCCTAAATCCCCCAAACTTGGGGGACTTTGAGAGTAGTACCCCCCAGATTTGGGGGGTTAGGGGGGCAAAACCAACTCAACTTCGTAAGTCCTATGCCACTGAAAGTGAAGAAAATCCAGTCAGTGGCGTAACCTCTAAGGACTTGGCTTATGTAATTTACACCTCCGGTTCCACAGCCAAACCAAAAGGAGTTCTGGTTACTCACCAAGGACTGTGCAATTTAGCTAATGAGCAGATTCGAGTGTTTGACCTGAGAACGACCAGTCGGGTTCTGCAGTTTTTCTCCATCAGTTTTGATGGGTCAATATGGGAAATTGTGATGGCTTTATGTTCTGGGGCGCGATTGTGCCTTGTGCCGACCGAATCAACACGCTTAGGTTCTGACTTGAAAAAGCTATTACAAAAGCATTCTATTACCCATATTTCTCTGGTTCCCTCGGCATTAGCCACACTTCCCTGTGAGGATTTACCGACTTTACAGACTATTATTGTTGGGGGAGAGGCTTGTCCTCAAGAGTTGGTTAAAAAATGGTCAAAAGGGCGAAGATTCTTCAATGCCTACGGTCCTACTGAGTATACAGTCGGTGCTACTGTTGCTGAATTTACTGACAGGAATCAGAAGCTAACTATCGGTCGTCCGATTGCCAATACGCAAATCTATATCCTCGACAAACATCTTCAACCTGTTCCCATTGGCGTACCAGGGGAACTTCATATTGGTGGTGTGGGGTTAGCCCGAGGCTATCTCAACCGCCCAGACCTGACCGAGCAAAAATTTATCCCCAACCCCTTTAGCAACGAATCGGGGTCACGCCTCTACAAAACTGGTGATCTAGCCCGTTACTTACCCGATGGAACGATTGAATTTCTCGGTCGCATCGACCACCAAGTCAAAATTCGTGGCTTCCGCATCGAACTCTCAGAAATTGAAGCGGTACTAACACAACACCCCGATGTCCTCTGTGGGGTAGTCATTGACCGAGAAGACAGACCTGGTAACAAACGGCTCGTAGCTTATGTTGTTCCCAAAGTCGAACTTGCCATTAGCAACTTAAGGGACTTCCTCAAGACCAAACTACCCGACTATATGATACCGAGTGCTTTTGTGCTAATGGAAGCACTGCCACTGACACCGAATGGTAAAGTAAACCGTCGCGCTTTACCCGCACCAGATAGCTTCACCCAGGTAGGGGAAGATAATTTTGTTGCACCTCAGACACCTATGGAAAAAATTCTAGCCTCTATTTGGGCAGAAGTCTTGGGATTAAAAAGGGTGGGCATCAATGATAATTTCTTTGAACTGGGAGGAAGTTCCCTGCAAGCTGCATTTCTGGTATCCAAGCTAGAGGAAGAGATAAACCGTAACGTTTCAGTCAAGCTTCTATTTCAGCATCCGACTATAGCAGAATTAGCTGCAGCTATCAATATACTTCTTGCAGAAGTAGGGAACAGGGAACAGGGAACAGGGAACAGTGGACAAGAATTGACGGAAACACTATCAGAAAAATACTTTGGCAAGAAGTCTAATCAGTTAGCCAGTATAGATACATCTTTGAACCCAGAAAATTCCCAAAATCAACTTGATAAAACTACAACTAAATCGTTAAACCAAATAACAAAACCTCCTCAGTTCATACAGCTAGAACAGCGCTCATTACTATCCTTATTTGCTGTAGGTAAACTGGCATCAGTTGACGCAGCTGCTCTGGGTTATATTCCTATTTCATTCCTAAAAAACACCAGTTTAAGTCGCGATCAAATCCTTCAAAATTGGTTTGATAACCTGCCGATGTGGTATTGTATTATGCAGACTAAGTGGGGGAGGATAGGGTGCTTAATTCTTCCGATCTTCGAGGACCGACTATATAGAGACTCACAAAAACTCGTACAACTATCTGTTGAAGCCTTGGAAATGGCAGGGCTAATCGGTGCTAAAACCGTTTCCTTAACAGGTTTGATTCCCTCAGCAACAGATTACGGTCGTGCCATTGTCAAAGCTATAGAGGGGCGCAATGACTTACCGAAAATTACTACAGGACACGCTACCACCTGCGCTACTGTTGTTCTGACCATTAAGAAAATTTTACAGGTCAGCCACCGGTCTTTAGAGCAGGAAAAAGTCGCTTTCATCGGTTTGGGTTCGGTGGGGATTAGTACCCTTCGTCTGATGTTAAGAAGCTTACCGCATCCTACAGTAATTATCCTTTGTGATGTCTATAGTAAACGGGAGTTTCTGGAAAAGATTGAACAAGAATTAGTCTCTGCTTATGGGTTTCAAGGTCAGATTCGGATTGCCCCATCTGCGTCTGAACTCCCACCAGAAATCTATGACGCAAGTTTAATAATTGGTGCTACTAATGTACCAGATATCCTCGACATCAACCGGCTTAAGCCCGGTACTTTAATTGTGGATGATTCTGGCCCTCACTGCTTCTCGTCAGCACTAGCAATTAAGCGCTTTGAAGAGCAAAAAGATATTCTGTTTACTGAAGGAGGAATGCTGCAAGCACCGCAGCCGATAGAAACGGTCATTTATCTACCAGAAGCGATCGAGAACAGCATAGACAAACATTTATGGCAAGGTTATTCTCGGCAAAGCAATCCCCTGGATATAACGGGATGCGTTATGTCGAGTCTCCTATCTTCTCGTTTTGACGATATGGAACCTACTGTAGGATTATTGAATGTTGAAACTAGCGTGCAGCATTATCAAGGTTTAGAAAAGTTGGGGTTTGAAGCAGCAGACTTACATTGTGATGGCTATGTTTTACAAAGTATCTCGTTACGAAACCCCTACTGA
- a CDS encoding pentapeptide repeat-containing protein, with protein sequence MKNCSPGKKNKKLTITASSKGIEKAEKALIRLGFNSKTNFAKSQFISRSTVTKFFNLKPIQLDSFKRICHALKLDWREIVGIEEEKRSELLTTKNSSSSELVEGVEQGQAPRREVTVIDKQSQTIKASIVLEGDINLVQNPKFIEWTLQLYSGDSINIIDIKPGSIRLRLEGSPEDIERLVSQIESGEVTELSGFPVQDIEILRERSEDDQKWRLVEEIASFGAVGRYLSYADLSDADLSDADLSRANLSVANLSGADLSDANLMGANLIYANLIDANLNRANLNRAYLYLADLRGAYLRGVNLRLVNLSDADLSNADLRGAYLRGANLSNADLSNADLSNADLRDTFWKSAKLSGAQLICAYLIRGANLIGAYLIRANLIDANLRGAELSGADLRGAELSGADLRGAELSGADLRGADLRGADLRGAELSGADLRGANLRDANLIRANLNNAEVKKARFEDNLGIDESMKRDLIKRGAIFKDLPGNRSALKV encoded by the coding sequence ATGAAAAATTGTAGCCCAGGAAAAAAAAATAAAAAACTAACTATCACCGCTTCGTCAAAGGGTATAGAGAAAGCAGAGAAAGCTTTAATCAGGCTAGGATTTAACTCTAAAACTAACTTCGCAAAATCACAATTTATAAGTCGCAGTACAGTAACAAAGTTTTTTAATTTAAAGCCAATTCAGCTAGATTCCTTTAAACGAATATGCCATGCCCTAAAACTAGACTGGAGAGAAATAGTGGGAATAGAAGAGGAAAAGCGCTCAGAGCTGCTAACCACAAAGAATAGCAGTAGCTCAGAGCTAGTGGAGGGGGTGGAGCAAGGGCAAGCACCTAGGCGAGAAGTAACTGTAATCGATAAACAAAGTCAAACAATTAAAGCTTCTATTGTCTTAGAAGGAGATATAAATTTAGTTCAAAATCCAAAATTTATTGAATGGACTTTACAATTGTATTCAGGGGACAGTATAAACATTATTGATATTAAACCAGGCAGCATCCGATTAAGACTAGAGGGGTCTCCAGAGGATATCGAACGGCTTGTATCTCAGATAGAATCAGGAGAAGTAACAGAATTAAGCGGTTTTCCTGTTCAAGATATTGAAATTTTGAGGGAAAGGTCAGAGGATGATCAAAAATGGCGTCTAGTGGAAGAGATTGCTAGCTTTGGAGCTGTGGGTCGATACTTGAGTTATGCAGACCTGAGTGATGCAGACCTGAGTGATGCAGACCTCAGTCGTGCCAACCTCAGTGTTGCCAATCTGAGTGGTGCCGACCTCAGTGATGCCAATCTGATGGGTGCCAACCTGATTTATGCCAACCTGATTGATGCCAACCTGAATCGTGCCAACCTGAATCGTGCCTACCTGTATCTTGCCGACCTGAGGGGTGCCTACCTGAGGGGTGTCAACCTGAGGCTTGTCAACCTGAGTGATGCAGACCTGAGTAATGCAGACCTGAGGGGTGCCTACCTGAGGGGTGCCAACCTCAGTAATGCAGACCTGAGTAATGCTGACCTGAGTAATGCTGACCTGAGGGATACTTTCTGGAAGAGTGCCAAGCTCAGTGGTGCCCAATTGATTTGTGCCTACCTGATTCGTGGTGCCAACCTGATTGGTGCCTACCTGATTCGTGCCAACCTGATTGATGCTAACCTGAGGGGTGCCGAATTGAGTGGTGCCGACCTGAGGGGTGCCGAATTGAGTGGTGCCGACCTGAGGGGTGCCGAATTGAGTGGTGCCGACCTGAGGGGTGCCGACCTGAGGGGTGCCGACCTGAGGGGTGCCGAATTGAGTGGTGCCGACCTGAGGGGTGCCAACCTGAGGGATGCCAACCTGATTCGTGCCAACCTCAATAATGCGGAAGTTAAAAAAGCCCGATTCGAAGATAACTTAGGAATTGATGAATCGATGAAGCGTGACCTAATTAAACGAGGCGCAATTTTTAAGGATTTGCCAGGGAATCGCTCTGCTCTGAAAGTTTAA
- a CDS encoding DUF433 domain-containing protein: MNSEQISIQQISTEYIAIDPDFCGGKPRIIGTRMPVATIAKMYLEMGESLEEIASEYHLSKAAVYAAMAYYYDHREEIDRHTAESAAFVEQMKRNSPPSPLESRLRAIRGE, encoded by the coding sequence ATGAATTCTGAACAAATCTCTATCCAACAGATCAGCACAGAGTATATTGCTATAGATCCTGACTTTTGTGGTGGGAAACCTCGCATTATTGGCACTAGAATGCCTGTCGCAACTATTGCCAAAATGTATTTGGAGATGGGAGAATCGTTAGAAGAAATTGCCTCTGAATATCATTTATCTAAGGCAGCGGTTTATGCGGCAATGGCCTATTATTACGATCATCGGGAAGAAATTGACCGCCATACCGCAGAAAGTGCAGCGTTTGTGGAACAAATGAAGCGCAATAGTCCCCCTTCTCCTTTAGAGTCACGATTGAGGGCTATTCGGGGTGAGTAG